Proteins encoded in a region of the Haloglomus salinum genome:
- a CDS encoding ABC transporter ATP-binding protein: MSSQSRAGAGAGAAGGGNMVLEAENVQVSYGKVTALRGVDLELAEGELVSLIGPNGAGKTTFCDTVNGFLPFGGSVRFRGAEVGSVSRDELVDRGMIYCTEERDLFGFMDVEDNLRLGAYAIDDESYVEQQLEFVYDLFPRLEERTDQNARSMSGGEQQMLAIGRALMGDPDLLVLDEPTIGLAPVILEDISQAIDPIQEQGVSILLTEQNVTFALDHADRMYLLENGEVVKTGTPEELRGDDYIRETYLGG; encoded by the coding sequence ATGAGCAGCCAGTCCAGAGCGGGTGCCGGTGCGGGCGCAGCCGGTGGCGGCAACATGGTCCTCGAGGCCGAGAACGTACAGGTCTCCTACGGGAAGGTCACCGCCCTCCGGGGTGTGGACCTCGAACTCGCGGAGGGCGAGCTCGTCTCGCTCATCGGTCCGAACGGCGCCGGGAAGACGACGTTCTGTGACACCGTCAACGGGTTCCTCCCGTTCGGCGGGAGCGTCCGCTTCCGCGGCGCCGAGGTCGGCAGTGTGTCGCGCGACGAGCTCGTCGACCGCGGGATGATATACTGCACCGAGGAACGGGACCTCTTCGGCTTCATGGACGTCGAGGACAACCTCCGGCTCGGCGCTTACGCCATCGACGACGAGAGCTACGTCGAACAGCAGCTGGAGTTCGTCTACGACCTCTTCCCGCGCCTGGAGGAACGGACCGACCAGAACGCGCGCTCGATGTCCGGCGGTGAGCAGCAGATGCTCGCCATCGGCCGCGCGCTGATGGGCGACCCGGACCTGCTCGTCCTCGACGAGCCGACCATCGGCCTCGCGCCGGTCATCCTCGAGGACATCTCCCAGGCCATCGACCCCATCCAGGAGCAGGGCGTCTCCATCCTGCTGACCGAGCAGAACGTCACGTTCGCGCTCGACCACGCCGACCGGATGTACCTCCTCGAGAACGGGGAGGTGGTCAAGACCGGCACCCCCGAGGAACTCCGCGGCGACGACTACATCCGCGAGACCTACCTCGGCGGGTAA
- a CDS encoding MFS transporter, whose product MAYGPPTPPPDMSTDRGSGALAAFRQFLSLERDVLTLSLAMFAFSLAFQMTGRYVPEYLRVLGASATVVGLYGSVGNLIGALYPYPGGALSDRIGSRLALTLFGVVATLGFGLWALAPALELTVGVLVIPAWAWVFVGLFLAQAWKSFGLGATFAVVRQSVPDAELASGFAATETFRRVGFLVGPLLAAALLAVTPGFVRGFQRVLVLAVAFGAVATVAQHVLYDASEDTIGDAFAGIGAIADDLRSLPDPLRPLLVADTLVRFANGMVYVFFVIVVTDFLAVGLETPALSLAGFTLAPITLTPAAFFGVLLGVEMVVALVSMVPVARLTERVGLKPAVAVGFAVYAVFPAMLIAAPADQLVLVALFAFSGLRFAGLPAHKALIVGPAERDAGGRVTGSYYLVRNTVVIPSALLGGIIYGLDRVTVAGTALAGPTVAFGLATVVGLAGTGYFLVAGEEFEAYT is encoded by the coding sequence ATCGCTTACGGTCCCCCCACTCCACCACCTGATATGTCGACCGACCGGGGGTCGGGCGCGCTGGCCGCGTTCCGTCAGTTCCTGTCGCTCGAACGCGACGTGCTCACGCTCTCGCTCGCGATGTTCGCGTTCAGTCTCGCCTTCCAGATGACCGGGCGCTACGTCCCCGAGTACCTGCGCGTGCTGGGCGCGAGCGCGACGGTGGTCGGGTTGTACGGGAGCGTCGGCAACCTCATCGGTGCGCTCTACCCCTACCCGGGGGGTGCGCTCTCGGACCGCATCGGCTCGCGGCTCGCGCTCACCCTGTTCGGTGTCGTCGCCACGCTCGGATTCGGGCTGTGGGCGCTCGCGCCCGCGCTCGAACTCACGGTGGGCGTGCTCGTGATTCCGGCGTGGGCGTGGGTGTTCGTCGGGCTGTTCCTCGCGCAGGCGTGGAAGTCGTTCGGCCTCGGTGCGACCTTCGCGGTCGTCCGGCAGTCGGTCCCGGACGCGGAGCTAGCGTCCGGGTTCGCCGCGACGGAGACGTTCCGGCGGGTCGGGTTCCTCGTCGGGCCGCTGCTCGCCGCGGCGCTGCTCGCCGTGACGCCCGGCTTCGTGAGGGGTTTCCAGCGCGTCCTCGTTCTCGCCGTGGCGTTCGGTGCCGTCGCGACCGTGGCCCAGCACGTGCTGTACGACGCGAGCGAGGACACCATCGGGGACGCCTTCGCTGGCATCGGGGCCATCGCCGACGACCTCCGGTCGCTGCCCGACCCGTTGCGCCCCCTGCTCGTCGCGGACACGCTCGTCCGGTTCGCCAACGGGATGGTGTACGTCTTCTTCGTCATCGTCGTCACCGACTTCCTCGCGGTGGGGCTAGAGACGCCGGCGCTGTCGCTGGCCGGGTTCACGCTCGCACCCATCACGCTCACTCCGGCAGCCTTCTTCGGCGTCCTCCTCGGGGTGGAGATGGTAGTCGCGCTGGTGAGCATGGTGCCGGTCGCCCGCCTCACCGAGCGCGTCGGCCTCAAGCCCGCCGTGGCGGTCGGGTTCGCCGTCTACGCCGTCTTCCCCGCGATGCTCATCGCCGCGCCCGCCGACCAGCTCGTCCTCGTCGCGCTCTTTGCCTTCTCCGGCCTGCGGTTCGCGGGCCTCCCCGCGCACAAGGCACTCATCGTCGGCCCCGCCGAGCGTGACGCCGGGGGCCGCGTGACGGGGTCGTACTACCTCGTCCGGAACACCGTGGTCATCCCGTCGGCGCTGCTCGGCGGCATCATCTACGGCCTCGACCGCGTGACCGTCGCCGGCACCGCGCTCGCCGGCCCGACGGTCGCGTTCGGCCTCGCCACCGTCGTCGGCCTCGCCGGGACGGGCTACTTCCTCGTCGCCGGCGAGGAGTTCGAGGCGTACACATAG